From Draconibacterium halophilum, one genomic window encodes:
- a CDS encoding DUF4270 domain-containing protein, translating into MKFSTARLLKIFGGLFVLVSVLVACNNDVNSLGLDLLPEEDLINVRNISVSDKIESYTFTENGIVTSKGGTNLLGTLNDPIFGKTKANYATQFRLTSFPEFGTNAVVDSVRLYLFYRSVYGDTTTTQQIKVYEMETYLDPDAEYTQDIDLKSMASDVPLAEFDYTPEVELDSASQDTNYQLLTIPLDNALGEKLLNADSLDMINNDIFLQYFKGLYLESADVSGEGSLITLHTAATSSFQGSALLVYYNNDENMNPEEGEEPDTLSQAYLITQYSSRVSEIKHDYTGVPFLDNLDQEDVEDDLIYVQPTGGLKSRITVSGLESWKDSINMGINKAEIIFHVDTVASDIHNYPPPNELLFTFVAPDGEEYRPIDYFFNPTFYGGALDTSDYTYRFNITQHVQRIIDVTDPDDDDFVGNQGFYLTTGRRSDIANRVILKSAKNGGVDMKITYSKFLD; encoded by the coding sequence ATGAAATTCAGTACTGCAAGGTTATTAAAGATATTTGGAGGATTATTTGTTCTTGTAAGCGTTTTGGTTGCTTGCAATAACGATGTAAACAGTTTAGGATTGGACTTGCTTCCAGAGGAAGACCTGATAAATGTTCGAAATATCTCTGTTTCGGATAAAATTGAATCTTATACATTTACTGAAAATGGAATTGTTACCAGCAAAGGTGGAACAAACCTTTTGGGAACATTAAATGATCCGATTTTTGGAAAAACCAAAGCAAATTACGCTACCCAGTTTCGATTGACTTCGTTTCCTGAATTTGGGACAAATGCCGTTGTTGATTCTGTGAGACTGTACCTGTTTTACCGAAGTGTGTATGGCGATACAACAACAACTCAGCAAATTAAAGTGTACGAAATGGAAACGTACCTCGATCCGGATGCAGAATATACCCAGGATATCGATTTGAAATCCATGGCATCAGATGTACCACTTGCCGAGTTTGATTATACACCAGAAGTTGAACTCGATTCTGCAAGTCAGGATACGAATTACCAGCTGCTAACTATTCCGCTAGATAATGCTTTGGGCGAAAAACTGCTTAATGCCGATTCGCTTGATATGATCAATAACGATATTTTTCTCCAGTATTTTAAAGGTCTGTATCTTGAAAGTGCAGATGTTTCAGGAGAAGGTTCATTAATTACTTTGCATACCGCAGCAACCAGTTCTTTTCAGGGATCGGCTTTGCTGGTGTATTATAACAACGACGAGAATATGAACCCGGAGGAAGGCGAAGAACCCGATACTTTGTCGCAAGCCTACCTAATAACTCAGTATAGCTCGCGGGTTAGCGAAATTAAACACGATTACACCGGTGTTCCGTTTTTGGATAATCTTGACCAGGAAGATGTAGAAGACGACTTGATTTACGTGCAACCAACCGGTGGTCTAAAATCACGCATAACCGTTTCGGGGCTGGAAAGTTGGAAAGACTCAATAAATATGGGGATTAATAAAGCTGAAATCATTTTTCATGTTGATACCGTTGCAAGTGATATTCATAATTATCCGCCGCCAAACGAGTTGCTTTTTACTTTTGTAGCACCCGACGGAGAGGAATACCGCCCTATAGATTACTTCTTTAATCCTACCTTTTATGGTGGGGCTTTAGATACCAGCGATTACACTTATCGTTTTAATATTACGCAGCACGTTCAACGTATCATTGATGTTACCGATCCGGATGATGATGATTTTGTTGGAAACCAGGGATTTTACCTGACAACAGGGCGTCGTTCGGACATTGCTAACCGGGTAATTCTGAAAAGTGCAAAAAATGGTGGTGTTGATATGAAGATCACATATTCAAAATTTCTGGATTAA
- a CDS encoding glycogen/starch synthase, with translation MEKKRILYISQEITPYLPESEMSEIGRYLPQGVQERGREIRTFMPRYGCVNERRNQLHEVIRLSGMNLVINDADHPLIIKVASIQAARMQVYFIDNEDYFQRKAVLHDEDGNEFEDNDERAVFFARGVLETVIKLRWAPDIIHCHGWLTSLVPLYIKKYYYNDPLFQNSKLVYSVYNDDFKQTLDSKFNEKLLLEGITSDDVKTIEEPTYTNVSKMAIDYSDAVVQGTENINTDVKKYIKDSDKLFLDYQPKETYIDAYNEFYDKV, from the coding sequence ATGGAAAAGAAAAGAATTCTTTATATTTCACAAGAGATTACCCCTTATTTACCAGAAAGCGAGATGTCGGAAATTGGACGTTACCTGCCACAGGGCGTTCAGGAGAGAGGGAGAGAGATAAGAACATTTATGCCACGGTATGGCTGTGTAAATGAGCGTAGAAACCAGTTACATGAGGTAATCCGTTTGTCGGGTATGAACCTTGTGATTAACGATGCAGATCATCCACTTATTATAAAAGTAGCTTCTATACAGGCTGCTCGTATGCAGGTGTATTTTATCGATAATGAAGATTATTTTCAACGCAAAGCTGTGCTGCACGATGAGGATGGTAACGAGTTTGAAGATAATGACGAACGTGCGGTATTTTTTGCCCGCGGTGTGCTCGAAACAGTAATTAAGTTGCGCTGGGCACCTGATATTATTCACTGCCACGGTTGGTTGACTTCGTTAGTGCCCTTGTACATTAAAAAGTATTACTACAACGATCCGTTATTCCAGAACTCAAAACTGGTTTACTCGGTTTATAACGATGATTTTAAGCAGACACTCGACAGTAAATTTAATGAGAAACTATTGCTCGAAGGTATTACTTCTGACGATGTGAAAACCATTGAAGAACCAACTTATACCAATGTAAGCAAAATGGCTATCGATTATTCAGATGCTGTTGTACAGGGAACTGAAAACATTAACACTGATGTTAAAAAGTATATCAAGGATAGCGATAAGTTATTCCTCGATTACCAACCAAAAGAAACGTACATTGACGCCTACAACGAGTTTTACGATAAAGTGTAA
- the panC gene encoding pantoate--beta-alanine ligase, with protein MKLVNTVEELHAEIQRLNPDKTVGLVPTMGALHQGHISLVKQAVSENPIVVVSIFVNPTQFNDPNDLEHYPRTLENDLKLLEPTGCSIVFAPNAKEVYPEPDKRKFNFGILEQVMEGQHRPGHFNGVAQVVSRLFELIKPAKAYFGLKDFQQLAIVKNMVKQLQLPVEIVPCAIIREESGLAMSSRNELLTDEQRKNAAVISETLFKAKELKGQKSVKEITDWVTETINKNPFLDVEYFEIVDDEQLQPVNNWNENSTYFGCVAAFCGKIRLIDNIVF; from the coding sequence ATGAAACTGGTTAACACAGTAGAAGAGTTACACGCTGAAATACAACGCCTTAACCCAGACAAAACAGTGGGTTTAGTGCCCACTATGGGGGCGCTGCATCAAGGACATATTTCGTTGGTAAAACAAGCTGTTTCGGAAAATCCGATTGTGGTGGTAAGTATTTTTGTAAATCCTACTCAATTTAACGATCCGAATGATTTGGAACATTATCCACGCACACTTGAAAACGATTTGAAATTATTGGAGCCAACAGGCTGTTCTATCGTTTTTGCACCAAATGCCAAAGAAGTTTACCCCGAACCGGATAAACGTAAATTTAACTTTGGAATTTTGGAACAGGTGATGGAAGGCCAACATCGCCCCGGCCACTTTAATGGTGTAGCTCAGGTGGTTAGCAGGCTTTTCGAGCTGATTAAGCCTGCCAAAGCCTACTTCGGATTGAAGGATTTTCAGCAATTGGCGATTGTTAAAAATATGGTGAAACAACTACAACTTCCTGTGGAAATTGTACCTTGCGCCATTATTCGCGAAGAAAGTGGTTTGGCCATGAGCTCGCGAAATGAATTATTGACTGATGAACAACGGAAAAATGCTGCCGTAATTTCGGAGACTTTGTTTAAAGCCAAAGAACTTAAGGGGCAGAAATCCGTAAAAGAAATCACGGATTGGGTGACAGAAACAATAAACAAGAACCCCTTCCTGGATGTTGAATATTTTGAGATCGTTGACGACGAGCAGCTTCAACCGGTTAATAACTGGAATGAAAATTCAACTTACTTTGGGTGTGTTGCTGCTTTTTGCGGAAAGATCAGATTAATTGATAATATAGTTTTTTAA
- the panD gene encoding aspartate 1-decarboxylase, translating into MQIEVCKSKIHKVTVTEANLQYVGSITIDEDLMDAANLIENEKVQVVNINNGERLETYVIRGERGSGTICLNGPAARKVAVGDVVIIISYALMDFEEAKSFEPSLIFPDIETNTVV; encoded by the coding sequence ATGCAAATTGAAGTTTGTAAATCGAAAATACACAAGGTTACCGTTACCGAAGCAAACCTGCAATATGTTGGAAGTATTACCATCGACGAAGATTTGATGGATGCGGCGAACCTTATTGAGAATGAAAAGGTACAGGTTGTTAATATTAATAACGGCGAGCGCCTGGAAACCTATGTAATCAGAGGAGAGCGCGGATCGGGAACAATTTGTTTAAATGGCCCGGCAGCACGGAAAGTGGCAGTTGGCGATGTAGTAATCATTATCTCATATGCATTAATGGATTTTGAAGAAGCCAAAAGCTTTGAGCCAAGTTTGATCTTCCCCGATATTGAAACGAATACCGTAGTATAA
- the rfaE2 gene encoding D-glycero-beta-D-manno-heptose 1-phosphate adenylyltransferase — protein MSKSKIFTDFESLYPLLSIWKGSDNTIVFTNGCFDLIHNGHIDSLQKSAAFGTKLIVGLNSDVSVKRLKGDKRPILNEQARAEILAAFECVDAVILFDEETPAEIIAKVIPDVLVKGAQYEIHEIAGHDTVLNNGGKVETLELIEGISTSEIINRIKKL, from the coding sequence ATGTCTAAATCAAAGATTTTTACTGATTTTGAATCGCTTTATCCCCTGCTTTCAATCTGGAAAGGCAGCGATAACACCATTGTTTTTACCAACGGGTGTTTCGACCTAATTCATAACGGACACATTGATTCGCTCCAGAAATCGGCAGCATTTGGCACCAAACTCATTGTTGGGTTAAACTCTGATGTGTCGGTAAAGCGATTAAAAGGCGATAAGCGCCCCATTTTAAACGAGCAGGCACGCGCCGAAATCCTAGCTGCGTTTGAATGCGTTGATGCAGTGATTCTTTTTGATGAAGAAACACCGGCCGAGATTATTGCAAAGGTTATTCCCGATGTTTTGGTAAAAGGTGCACAATACGAAATTCATGAAATTGCCGGCCACGACACCGTACTAAACAACGGCGGAAAGGTGGAAACACTGGAATTGATTGAAGGAATTTCAACCAGCGAAATAATTAACCGAATTAAGAAACTTTAA
- the radA gene encoding DNA repair protein RadA has translation MAKTKTIYTCQNCGAQSPKWLGKCSTCNEWNTYVEEIVEKKQSSGKLSLQISGNQPITLENIEMAKTQRISVGIEEFNRVLGGGIVPGSLILLGGDPGIGKSTLALQLAMGLNGKKILYISGEESLQQIKLRAERLSKTKSNCLFLSETSLEHILAQSEQAKPELLIIDSIQTISTELIESSPGSVGQVRECTSGLLKFAKKNHVAVVLIGHITKEGSLAGPKVLEHMVDTVLQFEGDTNYMYRILRSNKNRFGSTNELGIFEMRSDGLREITNPSEQLISKVSHDVSGTAIAATIEGVRPFLIEIQALVSSAAYGTPQRSSTGFDLRRLNMLLAVLEKRAGFKLIAKDVFLNIAGGLKISDPATDLAVICSILSSNIDIAINHKICFAGEVGLTGEIRAVNRIEQRIAEAAKLGFSRIYVPSLNKGFDATKFKIDIVKVSRVEEVFKTIFA, from the coding sequence ATGGCAAAAACAAAAACCATATATACCTGTCAGAACTGTGGAGCACAATCGCCCAAATGGCTTGGGAAATGCTCCACTTGCAACGAGTGGAATACCTACGTTGAAGAGATTGTAGAAAAGAAACAATCCTCCGGAAAACTGTCCTTGCAAATTTCGGGAAACCAGCCCATCACGCTTGAAAATATTGAAATGGCCAAAACCCAGCGCATTTCAGTTGGTATTGAAGAATTCAACCGTGTATTGGGTGGAGGAATCGTTCCCGGATCACTCATACTTTTAGGTGGCGACCCGGGAATTGGGAAATCAACACTGGCACTTCAACTAGCGATGGGATTAAACGGAAAAAAGATCCTATACATCTCTGGCGAAGAAAGCTTGCAGCAGATTAAACTACGCGCTGAACGTTTGAGCAAAACAAAAAGTAACTGTCTGTTTCTAAGCGAAACTTCATTGGAGCATATTTTGGCACAATCTGAACAGGCAAAACCAGAGCTGCTTATTATCGACTCCATTCAAACCATCTCAACCGAATTGATTGAATCGTCACCGGGCTCGGTTGGGCAGGTACGCGAATGCACTTCGGGCCTGTTAAAATTTGCCAAAAAGAACCATGTTGCCGTGGTTCTGATCGGGCACATCACAAAAGAAGGTAGCCTTGCCGGGCCAAAAGTGCTGGAACACATGGTTGACACGGTTTTGCAATTTGAAGGAGATACCAATTATATGTACCGCATTTTGCGCTCAAACAAAAACCGATTTGGCTCCACGAACGAACTTGGAATTTTTGAAATGCGCAGCGATGGGTTGCGTGAAATCACCAATCCTTCGGAGCAACTAATATCAAAAGTAAGCCACGATGTAAGCGGCACTGCTATTGCAGCAACAATCGAAGGTGTGCGACCTTTCCTGATCGAAATTCAGGCACTGGTAAGCTCGGCAGCTTATGGCACACCACAGCGTTCGTCAACCGGTTTTGATTTGCGCCGGCTGAACATGCTTTTGGCCGTACTCGAAAAACGGGCAGGATTTAAACTCATTGCCAAAGATGTTTTCTTGAATATTGCAGGCGGCCTAAAAATAAGTGATCCGGCAACCGACCTGGCTGTTATCTGTTCCATTCTTTCGTCAAACATTGATATTGCTATTAACCACAAAATATGTTTTGCCGGCGAAGTTGGACTTACCGGCGAAATACGCGCCGTAAATCGCATTGAGCAGCGCATTGCCGAAGCAGCAAAACTCGGTTTTTCACGTATTTATGTACCTTCACTAAACAAAGGTTTCGATGCCACAAAATTTAAAATCGACATTGTAAAAGTAAGTCGCGTGGAAGAAGTGTTTAAAACCATTTTCGCGTAA
- a CDS encoding DUF4296 domain-containing protein, whose amino-acid sequence MKNDSTIYNLAAIMKKALLILFIAVFAFTACENEIMPKPEQLIKEKKMINMLVDVHLADAAYTQFRYDSVMLNSRTENFYYSVLDKYEVPDSVFEQSLVYYASFPKDFEKMYRKVMSQLSEIEQEHSGRKEELLKFEEEEN is encoded by the coding sequence TTGAAAAACGATTCAACTATTTATAATTTGGCAGCCATAATGAAGAAGGCCTTACTCATATTATTTATTGCTGTATTCGCATTCACAGCTTGCGAAAACGAAATCATGCCCAAACCCGAGCAGTTGATCAAAGAAAAGAAAATGATCAATATGCTGGTTGATGTGCATTTAGCCGATGCTGCTTATACCCAATTCAGGTACGATTCGGTAATGCTAAACAGTCGAACAGAGAACTTTTATTATTCGGTTTTGGATAAATATGAAGTACCCGATTCAGTTTTCGAGCAATCGTTGGTGTACTACGCCAGTTTCCCAAAAGATTTTGAAAAAATGTATCGTAAGGTAATGAGCCAACTCAGTGAGATTGAGCAGGAACATTCAGGCCGCAAAGAAGAACTTCTGAAATTTGAAGAAGAAGAAAATTAA
- a CDS encoding amidohydrolase family protein, which translates to MRKIAATYVFPGTGSPIKNGILVCDDEGTVIDILDRGDSFKEEAGVEFYSGILVPGFVNAHCHLELSHLHNKIEKNIGFSGFLEKINLLINELADKEKAMQIADRKMWAAGIAAIGDVSNSGLSIPVKQKSKNYYHTFVEVFGFHPSRADRAFSKAEEVLESFKKAKLSATIVPHSPYSVSYKLFEKIKKHAQKEGGLLCIHNQESEDETKFFISGDNEITKHFRNNLKLDTTHWKPTEKSSIQSVIQYLPNENQLLLVHNTNTEKADIEALKQHRNLSNTFFVLCPNSNLYIQNELPPMNLFQKEKLQICLGTDSLASNTELSILQEMITVQQHFRDVSLEELLTWAGINGAKALKIEDTFGSFEKGKKPGVNLISGINFKTMRLTPKAKVKRLI; encoded by the coding sequence GTGAGAAAAATCGCCGCTACATACGTCTTCCCCGGAACAGGTTCGCCAATAAAAAACGGAATTTTAGTTTGTGACGATGAAGGAACAGTAATCGACATCCTCGATCGGGGAGATTCATTTAAAGAAGAAGCCGGAGTTGAGTTTTACAGCGGCATTCTGGTGCCTGGCTTTGTAAATGCACATTGCCATCTTGAACTTTCTCACTTACATAACAAAATTGAAAAAAATATCGGATTTAGTGGTTTTCTTGAGAAAATCAACCTGTTGATAAACGAGTTGGCCGACAAAGAAAAAGCCATGCAAATTGCCGACCGAAAAATGTGGGCAGCAGGCATTGCAGCTATTGGTGATGTTTCCAATTCTGGTCTTTCGATTCCGGTAAAACAAAAAAGCAAAAACTATTACCATACTTTTGTTGAGGTTTTTGGGTTTCATCCATCGCGCGCAGATCGAGCGTTTTCAAAGGCGGAGGAAGTACTTGAATCGTTTAAGAAAGCCAAACTGTCTGCAACCATCGTTCCGCATTCGCCTTATTCGGTTTCGTACAAGCTGTTTGAAAAGATTAAAAAACACGCCCAGAAAGAAGGAGGACTATTATGCATCCACAATCAGGAAAGCGAGGACGAAACGAAATTCTTTATATCGGGAGATAATGAAATTACAAAACACTTCAGAAACAATTTAAAACTTGACACCACACATTGGAAACCTACCGAAAAATCGTCTATACAATCCGTAATTCAGTATTTACCAAACGAAAACCAACTTCTGCTGGTACACAATACTAACACCGAAAAAGCGGATATTGAAGCATTAAAACAACACCGAAATCTTTCGAACACCTTTTTTGTTTTGTGTCCCAATTCAAATCTTTATATCCAAAATGAGCTGCCTCCGATGAATCTTTTTCAGAAAGAAAAACTACAGATTTGTTTGGGAACCGACAGCCTTGCATCCAACACCGAACTTTCGATATTGCAGGAAATGATTACCGTTCAGCAACATTTTCGTGACGTTTCGCTGGAAGAACTACTTACCTGGGCGGGTATAAATGGAGCTAAAGCGCTAAAAATAGAGGACACTTTCGGATCATTCGAAAAAGGCAAAAAACCCGGTGTAAACCTAATTTCAGGCATCAATTTCAAAACAATGCGATTGACTCCAAAAGCAAAAGTTAAACGATTGATTTAA
- the dusB gene encoding tRNA dihydrouridine synthase DusB, with the protein MMKIGNIELKGTPLFLAPMEDVTYKSFRMMCKKFGADVMYTEFVSSEALVRDVEKTKRKMHLFDFDRPVAIQIYGHNIDSMVRAAQVAEEFEPDFIDINYGCPMKKIVRHGAGSAMLKDLPKMQKMTAEIVRAVKTPVTAKTRLGWSAGDLPIGEVAERLQDAGIQALAIHGRTREQLYSGEADWTLIGEVKNNPKVQIPIIGNGDINSGKKAKQLLDETSVDALMIGRGAIGRPWLFREIKHYLQTGEELPQPTVNEVVETLKEQLHLNLEWRDNERSGILMMRRHFAKYFPGLPNFRELKIQLLRAETNEEVHVILEKITKEYGNFQLDFSTASLK; encoded by the coding sequence ATGATGAAAATTGGCAACATAGAACTGAAAGGTACTCCACTTTTTCTGGCACCGATGGAAGACGTCACCTACAAGTCGTTTAGGATGATGTGCAAAAAGTTTGGTGCCGACGTTATGTACACCGAGTTTGTATCGTCGGAGGCATTGGTGCGCGATGTGGAAAAAACCAAACGAAAAATGCATTTGTTTGATTTCGACCGCCCGGTAGCCATTCAGATATACGGGCACAACATCGACTCCATGGTGAGGGCAGCACAGGTAGCTGAAGAATTTGAGCCTGATTTTATCGATATCAACTACGGTTGCCCCATGAAAAAAATTGTACGTCACGGTGCAGGATCGGCCATGCTAAAAGATTTGCCCAAAATGCAAAAAATGACTGCCGAAATTGTAAGGGCGGTAAAAACGCCAGTCACTGCAAAAACACGTCTGGGTTGGTCAGCCGGAGATCTTCCAATTGGCGAAGTTGCAGAACGCTTACAAGACGCCGGAATTCAGGCCTTAGCCATTCACGGACGTACACGCGAGCAATTGTACAGCGGAGAAGCCGACTGGACATTGATTGGAGAAGTAAAAAACAATCCAAAAGTTCAGATTCCAATCATCGGAAACGGCGATATTAACAGTGGCAAAAAAGCAAAACAATTGCTTGATGAAACGAGTGTTGATGCCTTGATGATTGGGCGCGGAGCCATTGGCCGTCCATGGTTATTCCGCGAAATAAAACATTACCTGCAAACCGGAGAAGAACTGCCCCAACCAACAGTGAATGAAGTGGTAGAAACCTTAAAAGAACAACTCCATCTTAACCTAGAATGGCGCGATAATGAACGATCGGGTATATTAATGATGCGCCGTCATTTTGCCAAATATTTTCCCGGTCTACCGAATTTCAGAGAACTTAAAATTCAGTTACTACGGGCCGAAACAAATGAAGAGGTACACGTTATTCTTGAAAAAATAACCAAAGAGTATGGTAACTTTCAGCTCGATTTTTCAACTGCAAGCTTAAAATAG
- a CDS encoding YkvA family protein, which yields MDNRYSKYFSEQSMWEKLKKFGKAAGAKVVYAVLLLFYTFEDKGVGLKTKLSIAAALGYFILPTDAIVDLTPLIGFSDDLGVLLFTLSAVAGSITPEIKAKAREKLHEWFGEINPDELKEIDNKTF from the coding sequence ATGGACAACAGGTATTCAAAATATTTCTCGGAACAATCGATGTGGGAGAAGCTCAAGAAATTTGGGAAAGCTGCTGGTGCTAAGGTCGTATATGCAGTATTGCTACTCTTCTACACATTTGAAGACAAAGGTGTTGGGCTAAAAACAAAGCTCAGCATTGCTGCAGCACTAGGCTATTTTATTCTTCCCACCGATGCCATTGTTGACCTGACTCCTTTAATTGGGTTCAGCGACGACCTGGGCGTACTGCTTTTTACTTTGTCGGCTGTGGCGGGCAGTATTACTCCTGAAATTAAAGCCAAAGCGCGCGAAAAACTTCACGAATGGTTCGGGGAAATCAATCCCGACGAACTTAAAGAAATTGACAATAAGACATTTTAG